A single genomic interval of Balnearium lithotrophicum harbors:
- a CDS encoding UDP-N-acetylmuramoyl-tripeptide--D-alanyl-D-alanine ligase, whose amino-acid sequence MDAKKLSEIVGGKLVGKNRPISGFHFDSREVKEGNVFIPIKGRRDGHKFTEDAFKRGASGVLFSQNVEIPPQKFGIFVPDTFKAFKEIALYRRRKFSGTVVGITGSVGKTTTKELVSKVLLEGGVRTYRNERSFNNELGVTYTLSNLPPNTDIYVQEIGTNSPGEVSQIREFVSPEVGIVTSVERAHMEKFKDFEELIEEKFSITEGLRFSIVPYKYRDFSKSFETLTFGRKGDVKLISFNTSSEGTDFEISVSGKRVKLFSPVPGFSVVNSSMVCGALLLILGLPLNLLDAVSSFSPPYLRMEICRFQEGVLINDSYNANPASFRNALEVLSKFPGKKVVIAGDMLELGEISREEHKKLGRLMNELGISEVIAYGEEVEEMVKEFKGEFYHFKVKEELLNFVSKYRFEGKAVLIKGSRANRLEEVAEIVKERFGR is encoded by the coding sequence ATGGATGCAAAAAAGCTATCTGAAATTGTTGGAGGAAAATTAGTAGGGAAAAATAGACCTATTTCAGGTTTTCACTTTGACTCGAGAGAGGTAAAAGAAGGAAACGTTTTTATTCCAATTAAGGGAAGGAGGGACGGCCATAAATTCACTGAGGATGCTTTTAAAAGGGGAGCTTCGGGAGTTTTGTTCTCTCAAAACGTAGAGATTCCACCCCAAAAGTTCGGTATTTTTGTCCCGGATACATTCAAAGCTTTTAAAGAGATTGCCCTCTACAGGAGAAGGAAATTTTCCGGAACAGTTGTAGGAATTACTGGAAGTGTAGGAAAAACTACAACCAAGGAATTAGTATCAAAAGTGCTCTTAGAAGGTGGAGTTAGAACCTATAGAAATGAGAGAAGTTTTAACAATGAACTTGGGGTAACCTATACACTATCCAACCTTCCTCCAAATACCGATATTTACGTCCAGGAAATTGGTACAAATTCACCGGGAGAGGTTTCTCAAATAAGGGAGTTTGTGAGTCCTGAAGTGGGAATAGTCACTTCTGTGGAAAGGGCTCATATGGAAAAATTTAAAGACTTTGAAGAGCTTATAGAGGAAAAATTCTCAATAACAGAAGGTTTAAGATTTTCAATAGTTCCTTACAAGTATCGAGACTTTTCAAAGTCCTTTGAGACGTTAACGTTTGGAAGAAAAGGGGATGTTAAACTCATTTCCTTTAACACCTCTTCAGAAGGAACAGATTTTGAGATTTCAGTATCAGGGAAAAGAGTAAAGCTCTTCTCCCCAGTTCCCGGCTTTTCCGTTGTTAATTCCTCAATGGTCTGTGGAGCTCTCCTCCTAATATTGGGACTTCCCCTCAATCTGTTAGATGCAGTTTCCTCCTTTTCTCCTCCCTATCTCCGTATGGAAATTTGTAGATTTCAAGAAGGAGTTCTCATCAACGACTCATACAATGCAAATCCTGCATCCTTCAGAAATGCACTTGAAGTTCTCTCCAAGTTCCCAGGTAAAAAGGTTGTAATTGCTGGAGACATGTTGGAGTTGGGGGAGATTTCAAGGGAGGAGCACAAAAAGTTGGGAAGGCTTATGAACGAATTGGGCATCTCTGAAGTTATTGCCTACGGAGAGGAAGTGGAGGAAATGGTAAAAGAATTTAAAGGAGAATTCTATCACTTTAAAGTGAAAGAGGAACTGTTAAATTTTGTATCAAAGTACCGATTTGAAGGGAAGGCTGTTCTCATAAAGGGTTCTCGAGCCAACAGGTTAGAAGAGGTTGCAGAAATAGTGAAAGAGAGGTTCGGAAGGTGA